One region of Danio aesculapii chromosome 7, fDanAes4.1, whole genome shotgun sequence genomic DNA includes:
- the arsj gene encoding arylsulfatase J isoform X1, translating to MGSLSTHGQMEKSSFLLTLLTTFSGIVSSTYGTWKSGFQSNLVNNMDKPNSQPHIIFIMVDDQGFRDVGYHGSEIKTPTLDRLAAAGVKLENYYVQPLCSPSRSQLMTGRYQIHTGLQHSIIRPTQPNCLPLENITLPQKLKNAGYSTHMVGKWHLGFYKRACMPTQRGFDTFFGSLLGSGDYYSHYKCDSPGLCGYDLHEGEEAAWEQDRGVYSTVMYTQKAVNILASHNPKRPIFLYLAYQAVHSPLQVPARYLERYKSIPNLHRRKYAAMVSCLDEAVRNLTLALKQYGYYDNMVMVYSSDNGGQPMAGGSNWPLRGSKGSYWEGGIRAVGFVHSPLLVKKGTKSKALIHITDWYPTLVMLGEGTLDENQSLDGYDVWEAISEGRPSPRLDILHNIDPIYTKAKNGSWKAGYGIWNTAVQAALRVGDWKLLTGVPGYSDWIPPQIFSTLLLANRWHNERVSWDRGKSVWLFNITADPYERVDLSRKYPHVVKKMLFKLLRYSKSAVPCRYPPKDYRSNPQYNGGVWGPWYTDDDQDEDDNLLSYDLEQMNSWKKAKRRGKFKRKT from the exons ATGGGTTCACTGTCAACGCACGGACAGATGGAAAAAAGCAGCTTTCTTTTGACTCTTTTGACTACTTTTAGCGGCATTGTTAGCTCAACATACGGAACATGGAAGAGCGGTTTCCAGTCGAATCTTGTGAACAACATGGACAAGCCGAACTCTCAGCCTCACATCATCTTTATCATGGTTGATGACCAAGGATTTCGAGACGTAGGGTATCACGGGTCCGAAATTAAGACCCCAACGCTGGACAGGCTCGCTGCTGCAGGAGTCAAGCTGGAGAATTACTATGTGCAGCCTCTGTGTAGCCCGTCCAGGAGCCAGCTGATGACCGGCAG atatcAAATCCACACCGGGCTCCAGCATTCCATCATCCGACCCACTCAGCCGAATTGCCTCCCTTTGGAGAACATCACTCTTCCTCAGAAACTGAAGAACGCTGGCTATTCTACGCATATGGTGGGGAAGTGGCACCTTGGCTTCTACAAGCGTGCATGTATGCCTACGCAGCGTGGGTTTGACACCTTCTTTGGCTCTTTGTTGGGCAGCGGTGACTACTACAGCCATTACAAATGTGACAGTCCAGGATTGTGTGGGTATGATCTTCACGAGGGGGAAGAAGCTGCCTGGGAGCAGGACCGTGGCGTCTACTCCACCGTCATGTATACGCAGAAGGCTGTGAACATTCTGGCATCTCACAACCCTAAACGACCCATCTTCCTTTATTTGGCCTACCAGGCTGTGCACTCACCCTTGCAAGTTCCTGCCCGCTACCTCGAACGCTACAAGTCCATTCCAAACTTGCATCGGCGCAAGTACGCAGCAATGGTCAGCTGTTTGGATGAGGCAGTACGCAATCTAACTCTTGCCCTCAAGCAGTATGGCTATTATGACAACATGGTGATGGTCTATTCCTCTGACAATGGAGGCCAACCTATGGCAGGAGGGAGCAATTGGCCGCTAAGGGGCAGTAAAGGAAGCTACTGGGAGGGTGGAATACGAGCGGTTGGGTTTGTACATAGCCCTTTGTTGGTCAAAAAGGGCACTAAAAGCAAGGCTCTGATCCATATTACTGACTGGTACCCAACACTGGTGATGCTTGGTGAAGGTACACTTGATGAGAACCAGAGTCTTGATGGTTATGATGTCTGGGAAGCTATCAGCGAAGGACGTCCCTCACCTCGACTGGATATTCTCCACAACATAGACCCCATCTACACGAAAGCCAAGAATGGCTCCTGGAAAGCAGGCTATGGAATTTGGAACACAGCCGTGCAGGCAGCACTTCGTGTAGGTGACTGGAAGCTTTTGACTGGTGTGCCAGGATATAGTGACTGGATTCCACCGCAGATTTTCTCCACACTGCTGCTGGCCAATCGTTGGCACAATGAGCGTGTGAGCTGGGATCGAGGCAAGTCTGTATGGCTCTTCAACATTACAGCCGATCCATATGAGCGTGTGGACCTTTCTCGAAAATACCCACATGTGGTGAAGAAGATGCTCTTCAAGCTTCTACGGTACAGCAAGAGTGCTGTGCCATGCCGTTACCCTCCCAAAGACTATCGCTCCAACCCTCAGTATAATGGGGGCGTCTGGGGCCCCTGGTACACAGATGATGACCAAGATGAGGATGATAACCTTCTCTCATATGATTTAGAACAGATGAATAGTTGGAAAAAAGCAAAACGGAGAGGGAAATTCAAAAGAAAGACCTAA
- the arsj gene encoding arylsulfatase J isoform X2, translated as MGQQGFQLRYQIHTGLQHSIIRPTQPNCLPLENITLPQKLKNAGYSTHMVGKWHLGFYKRACMPTQRGFDTFFGSLLGSGDYYSHYKCDSPGLCGYDLHEGEEAAWEQDRGVYSTVMYTQKAVNILASHNPKRPIFLYLAYQAVHSPLQVPARYLERYKSIPNLHRRKYAAMVSCLDEAVRNLTLALKQYGYYDNMVMVYSSDNGGQPMAGGSNWPLRGSKGSYWEGGIRAVGFVHSPLLVKKGTKSKALIHITDWYPTLVMLGEGTLDENQSLDGYDVWEAISEGRPSPRLDILHNIDPIYTKAKNGSWKAGYGIWNTAVQAALRVGDWKLLTGVPGYSDWIPPQIFSTLLLANRWHNERVSWDRGKSVWLFNITADPYERVDLSRKYPHVVKKMLFKLLRYSKSAVPCRYPPKDYRSNPQYNGGVWGPWYTDDDQDEDDNLLSYDLEQMNSWKKAKRRGKFKRKT; from the exons ATGGGTCAGCAAGGCTTCCAGCTGAG atatcAAATCCACACCGGGCTCCAGCATTCCATCATCCGACCCACTCAGCCGAATTGCCTCCCTTTGGAGAACATCACTCTTCCTCAGAAACTGAAGAACGCTGGCTATTCTACGCATATGGTGGGGAAGTGGCACCTTGGCTTCTACAAGCGTGCATGTATGCCTACGCAGCGTGGGTTTGACACCTTCTTTGGCTCTTTGTTGGGCAGCGGTGACTACTACAGCCATTACAAATGTGACAGTCCAGGATTGTGTGGGTATGATCTTCACGAGGGGGAAGAAGCTGCCTGGGAGCAGGACCGTGGCGTCTACTCCACCGTCATGTATACGCAGAAGGCTGTGAACATTCTGGCATCTCACAACCCTAAACGACCCATCTTCCTTTATTTGGCCTACCAGGCTGTGCACTCACCCTTGCAAGTTCCTGCCCGCTACCTCGAACGCTACAAGTCCATTCCAAACTTGCATCGGCGCAAGTACGCAGCAATGGTCAGCTGTTTGGATGAGGCAGTACGCAATCTAACTCTTGCCCTCAAGCAGTATGGCTATTATGACAACATGGTGATGGTCTATTCCTCTGACAATGGAGGCCAACCTATGGCAGGAGGGAGCAATTGGCCGCTAAGGGGCAGTAAAGGAAGCTACTGGGAGGGTGGAATACGAGCGGTTGGGTTTGTACATAGCCCTTTGTTGGTCAAAAAGGGCACTAAAAGCAAGGCTCTGATCCATATTACTGACTGGTACCCAACACTGGTGATGCTTGGTGAAGGTACACTTGATGAGAACCAGAGTCTTGATGGTTATGATGTCTGGGAAGCTATCAGCGAAGGACGTCCCTCACCTCGACTGGATATTCTCCACAACATAGACCCCATCTACACGAAAGCCAAGAATGGCTCCTGGAAAGCAGGCTATGGAATTTGGAACACAGCCGTGCAGGCAGCACTTCGTGTAGGTGACTGGAAGCTTTTGACTGGTGTGCCAGGATATAGTGACTGGATTCCACCGCAGATTTTCTCCACACTGCTGCTGGCCAATCGTTGGCACAATGAGCGTGTGAGCTGGGATCGAGGCAAGTCTGTATGGCTCTTCAACATTACAGCCGATCCATATGAGCGTGTGGACCTTTCTCGAAAATACCCACATGTGGTGAAGAAGATGCTCTTCAAGCTTCTACGGTACAGCAAGAGTGCTGTGCCATGCCGTTACCCTCCCAAAGACTATCGCTCCAACCCTCAGTATAATGGGGGCGTCTGGGGCCCCTGGTACACAGATGATGACCAAGATGAGGATGATAACCTTCTCTCATATGATTTAGAACAGATGAATAGTTGGAAAAAAGCAAAACGGAGAGGGAAATTCAAAAGAAAGACCTAA